Genomic DNA from Fimbriimonas ginsengisoli Gsoil 348:
TGCACGACCGGCATGTTCCCCTGCTGGATCGCCTCGATCGTAGCGCTTCCCAAGCCCGGCATCACGAAATACCGTTCGATGACGAACGACCCGGTAAGGAGGAAGCCGAAGCTCGTGCCGATCGCGGTGATCACCGGCAAAATCGCATTCCGAAGCGCATGACGAAAGATCAGCCGGCGCCTCGGAACCCCTTTCGCAACCGCCGTCCGAATGAACTCCTGCTGCATCGTATCGATCATCGTCGCCCGGGTGAGCCGCGTGATCAGCGCCATCGGCCTTGCCGCCAAGATGCAAACCGGCAAGATTAGATAATAAATCTCGGGCGCCTTCAATTCCGTCACCCAGGTAAGTGGGAGCACGTCGAGTTTAATCACGAAGATGAAGACGAGGAGCGGCGCCAACACGAAATTAGGCACAGTAACGCCTAGAGTGCTAATCGTGAGAACCCCACGGTCGGCGAAGCGGTTCTTGTAAACCGCCGCTAGAGTGCCGAGGAGAATTCCGACTCCCGATGCGAGAAGGATTGCGAGACAAGCGAGCTTGGCCGTCATCGGCAAAGTCCGTTTGACGATGTCGCTAACTTTTTCACGAGTGCCGAAGTAGCTCTCTCCGAAGTCTCCGTGAGATGCCTTGCCGAGGAACTCGACGTACCGGATCGGCCACGGACGGTCCAGCCCAAATTGGTGTCGAAGCCGCTCAACCGTCTCCGGCGTCGCCTTGTCCCCCGCCGCCATGGTAGCGGCATCGCCCGGCGCGATCTCGTCGGCCACAAAGGTGACAAACGAAACAAAGATCAGGCTAAGAAGCCCGAACAACAGACGCAGCAGAATGGGCTTGGCGACCCGCACAGGGGGTCATTCTACCGCCTGTCTCGGCGGTAGAAGCTATCGCGCTTTATCTTGCAAGACCTGAATCGCCCGGGCGAGTTGGCTGTCGCGTTTCGGTTCGCCGAGCACGGGCTCGGTTTTGTCCCAGTCGAGGTC
This window encodes:
- a CDS encoding ABC transporter permease; this translates as MRVAKPILLRLLFGLLSLIFVSFVTFVADEIAPGDAATMAAGDKATPETVERLRHQFGLDRPWPIRYVEFLGKASHGDFGESYFGTREKVSDIVKRTLPMTAKLACLAILLASGVGILLGTLAAVYKNRFADRGVLTISTLGVTVPNFVLAPLLVFIFVIKLDVLPLTWVTELKAPEIYYLILPVCILAARPMALITRLTRATMIDTMQQEFIRTAVAKGVPRRRLIFRHALRNAILPVITAIGTSFGFLLTGSFVIERYFVMPGLGSATIEAIQQGNMPVVQAGIMITGSMFILLNLFVDILLPILDPRIRESQI